One window of the Candidatus Marinimicrobia bacterium CG08_land_8_20_14_0_20_45_22 genome contains the following:
- the hpt gene encoding hypoxanthine phosphoribosyltransferase — protein MTDKMILGQNFGKYSGQELQILISEEEIKKRITELAAQISSDYEGRIPIFIGVLNGSFIFMSDLFREISINGEVDFIKISSYMDETRSSGTVLLLKDISCDITNRDVIVIEDIIDSGLTIKFIKRRLEESNTRSVRFAALLIKELTNIDFPIDYLGFKIPNKFVVGYGLDLAQKLRNLKSIYAFK, from the coding sequence ATGACAGATAAGATGATACTCGGCCAAAATTTTGGAAAATATTCCGGACAGGAATTGCAAATACTCATCTCAGAGGAAGAAATCAAAAAACGCATCACCGAACTGGCGGCGCAGATTTCCTCTGATTATGAAGGCCGAATTCCGATTTTCATCGGAGTCCTGAACGGCAGTTTCATTTTCATGTCCGATCTGTTTCGGGAAATCAGCATCAACGGCGAGGTAGATTTTATCAAGATTTCCTCGTACATGGACGAGACGAGATCCAGCGGTACGGTTCTCCTGTTGAAAGACATCAGTTGCGACATCACAAACCGGGATGTGATCGTCATTGAGGACATCATCGACTCGGGACTAACTATTAAATTCATTAAACGGCGGTTGGAGGAAAGCAACACGCGCTCCGTCCGGTTCGCCGCGCTTCTCATAAAGGAGTTGACTAATATCGACTTTCCGATCGATTATCTCGGATTCAAGATTCCGAATAAATTTGTTGTCGGTTACGGACTGGATCTGGCACAAAAACTCAGAAACCTAAAATCCATTTATGCTTTTAAATAG